One window of the Rhodococcus sovatensis genome contains the following:
- a CDS encoding MMPL family transporter: protein MRILLAKLGAICTDHPWRTLGVWVVLFAATIGAAAAFGGQMQDNYHVEGLDSIAGSELLADRFPDLAGTDARVVVHDDVALDPGVLTSLQSRLQTLDGVGTVSPARISSDGDTALISVQYRIPVTDFQGTDGIDALRSATAPLEREGIQVELGGQVAENISSPGGTAEAVGIVVALVILLLAFGSVVAAGLPIVVAIIGVGIGSGIVAVLASFTQISPMAPTIATMVGIGVGIDYALLLVTRFADGLRSGMTSKESAAHANSTAGVSVVYAGTTVLLCLLGLRLAGLPVYASMGYATLAVVGAVMLTSITVVPALCALAGTKLLPRMPRRGGGQARTEKWARMVCRRPAAWTLAALMLLAVLAAPVLDMRMWPQNAGTQPTSNTTRLAYDLIDHEFGPGANGPFMVAVDLSQVSTSRLDYLTEELARDPGIAVVGTPITNPEGDTAVVMFEPTTGPSDEETVALLTHLRHDVLPEGAIATGVTPVFADITDRVAERIWLVVAFVVALSVVLLTVVFRSIVVAVKAAAMNLMSVAAAYGVMVALFQWGWGAELLGLPHAVPVSSWVPILMFTILFGLSMDYEVFLLSRIRELWLHSGDAHSSVVDGVASTGRVITSAAAIMVAVFLGFALDADVTIKMMGVGLATAVLVDATIVRMVLVPSTMTLLGQWNWWNPFTRSAGRPRTSPVTLAEPVSASK, encoded by the coding sequence ATGAGGATCTTGCTCGCCAAACTCGGCGCGATCTGCACCGATCACCCGTGGCGGACGCTAGGAGTATGGGTCGTGCTGTTCGCCGCGACCATCGGCGCAGCGGCGGCATTCGGCGGCCAGATGCAGGACAACTACCACGTCGAGGGACTCGACTCGATCGCCGGAAGCGAGTTGCTCGCCGACCGATTTCCCGACCTCGCCGGGACCGATGCTCGGGTCGTGGTGCACGACGACGTGGCACTCGATCCGGGGGTTCTCACTTCCCTGCAGAGCAGACTTCAGACGTTGGACGGTGTCGGCACAGTCTCGCCGGCGCGCATCTCCTCCGACGGCGATACCGCATTGATCTCGGTGCAGTACCGCATTCCGGTCACCGACTTTCAGGGCACCGACGGTATCGACGCGCTTCGGTCTGCCACCGCGCCACTCGAGCGCGAGGGAATCCAGGTCGAGCTGGGAGGGCAGGTAGCGGAGAACATCAGCTCGCCCGGTGGTACCGCTGAAGCCGTCGGAATCGTCGTAGCGCTGGTGATCTTGCTGCTCGCTTTCGGGTCCGTCGTCGCTGCGGGACTTCCCATCGTCGTGGCGATCATCGGCGTCGGCATCGGTTCCGGCATCGTGGCCGTGCTGGCGTCGTTCACTCAGATCAGCCCGATGGCTCCGACGATCGCCACAATGGTCGGCATCGGCGTCGGGATCGACTACGCGTTGCTTCTCGTAACCCGGTTCGCCGACGGCCTTCGATCCGGAATGACATCGAAAGAGTCGGCTGCGCATGCAAATTCGACTGCAGGAGTGTCCGTCGTCTACGCGGGAACGACGGTCTTGCTGTGCCTGCTCGGACTCAGGTTGGCCGGTCTGCCGGTGTACGCGTCGATGGGTTACGCAACGCTCGCCGTCGTAGGCGCGGTCATGCTGACGTCGATCACCGTCGTTCCTGCGCTGTGCGCGTTGGCAGGGACGAAGTTGTTGCCGAGGATGCCGCGGCGCGGGGGCGGCCAGGCACGTACCGAGAAGTGGGCTCGCATGGTATGCCGCAGGCCGGCGGCCTGGACGCTGGCTGCATTGATGCTTCTCGCCGTCCTGGCAGCGCCCGTTCTCGATATGCGCATGTGGCCGCAGAATGCGGGGACACAGCCGACGTCGAACACCACGCGGCTCGCGTACGACCTGATCGACCACGAATTCGGACCGGGGGCGAACGGCCCCTTCATGGTGGCGGTCGATCTGTCCCAAGTCTCGACGAGCCGATTGGACTATTTGACAGAGGAACTCGCTCGGGATCCCGGGATTGCCGTCGTCGGTACGCCTATCACCAACCCCGAGGGCGATACAGCGGTGGTGATGTTCGAACCCACGACCGGACCGAGTGACGAAGAAACCGTTGCGCTCCTGACGCATCTGCGGCACGACGTGCTGCCCGAAGGCGCGATCGCGACCGGCGTGACACCGGTCTTCGCCGACATCACCGACCGAGTCGCCGAACGCATCTGGCTCGTCGTCGCGTTCGTCGTTGCATTGTCGGTCGTGCTGTTGACGGTGGTGTTCCGGTCGATCGTAGTTGCAGTCAAGGCTGCGGCGATGAACCTGATGTCCGTCGCCGCTGCCTACGGCGTGATGGTTGCGTTGTTCCAATGGGGTTGGGGCGCAGAACTACTCGGACTCCCCCATGCTGTTCCTGTATCCAGCTGGGTACCGATCCTGATGTTCACCATCCTGTTCGGACTGTCCATGGACTACGAGGTGTTCCTACTCTCACGGATCCGCGAGCTGTGGCTGCATTCCGGCGATGCCCACTCCTCAGTGGTGGACGGAGTGGCGTCGACGGGCCGCGTGATCACCAGCGCTGCAGCGATCATGGTCGCTGTATTCCTCGGATTCGCACTCGATGCCGACGTGACCATCAAGATGATGGGTGTCGGTCTTGCCACCGCAGTGCTCGTCGACGCGACGATCGTCCGGATGGTGTTGGTCCCGTCGACGATGACGCTTCTGGGACAGTGGAATTGGTGGAATCCGTTTACTCGCTCAGCTGGTCGACCACGTACGTCGCCAGTGACCCTAGCCGAGCCCGTTTCGGCATCGAAGTAG